The Acidimicrobiia bacterium genome window below encodes:
- a CDS encoding M20/M25/M40 family metallo-hydrolase, which translates to MFDELKNRVNELFPTLVDELRELVRIPSVSATHPDDVRRSADHIVGLLEASFFQNVQLLEIEGAHPAVFGEIPAPDGAPTVLLYAHHDVQPAGFGWTDDPWEPREIGGRLFGRGSSDDKAGVIMHLAAVRAHGGKPPVGVKVFIEGEEEIGSTNLVAFLDTYGEMLAADAIVIADAGNWRVGVPSFTTSLRGLVDCVVDVQTLENAVHSGMFGGVFPDALTVLARLLATLHDGAGNVAVAGVHIGPEAGLDLTEAEVRNQAGAVEGVEIIGDGSLEAKTWSRPSISVLGIDAPPVEG; encoded by the coding sequence ATGTTTGACGAGCTCAAGAACCGCGTGAACGAACTGTTTCCCACCCTGGTCGACGAACTGAGGGAATTGGTCAGAATCCCCTCGGTAAGCGCCACCCACCCGGACGACGTTCGCCGCTCGGCCGACCACATCGTTGGGCTTTTGGAAGCCTCGTTCTTTCAGAATGTTCAATTGCTAGAGATCGAGGGGGCTCATCCGGCGGTCTTTGGCGAGATTCCTGCGCCCGATGGTGCTCCCACGGTCCTGTTGTACGCCCACCATGATGTTCAGCCAGCCGGGTTCGGGTGGACCGATGATCCATGGGAGCCTCGCGAGATCGGCGGTCGGTTGTTTGGCCGGGGCAGTAGCGACGACAAAGCCGGAGTCATTATGCATTTGGCGGCGGTGCGAGCTCATGGCGGGAAGCCGCCCGTTGGGGTCAAGGTCTTCATTGAGGGAGAGGAAGAGATCGGGTCGACGAATCTGGTGGCGTTCCTCGATACGTACGGAGAGATGTTGGCTGCCGACGCCATCGTTATCGCTGACGCCGGCAATTGGCGGGTAGGGGTGCCTTCGTTCACGACGTCCTTGCGCGGGTTGGTCGACTGTGTCGTCGACGTTCAGACGCTTGAGAATGCGGTGCATTCGGGTATGTTTGGCGGAGTCTTTCCCGATGCTCTCACCGTGCTGGCCCGCCTGCTCGCCACCCTTCATGACGGGGCGGGCAATGTGGCGGTCGCCGGAGTTCACATCGGTCCCGAGGCGGGGCTCGACCTGACCGAAGCCGAGGTCCGAAACCAGGCTGGTGCCGTCGAAGGCGTGGAGATTATCGGCGACGGGAGCCTGGAAGCCAAGACCTGGTCACGTCCATCGATTTCGGTCCTGGGTATCGATGCCCCGCCGGTAGAAGG